A region of Micromonospora sp. WMMD882 DNA encodes the following proteins:
- a CDS encoding amino-acid N-acetyltransferase, whose product MSGDGFVVRRARTSDVRGIRRLVDTYTDDRRLLSKATVTLYEDVPEFRVVERVADGAVVGCGALHVMWEDLAEIRTVAVDPACRGRRLGHRIVGELIDGARELGVARIFVLTFETGFFGSFGFRAIDGAPVPQPVYEQLLRSYDEGVAEFLDLERVKPNTLGNTRMLLRL is encoded by the coding sequence GTGAGCGGGGACGGTTTCGTCGTCCGGCGGGCGCGCACCTCCGACGTACGGGGGATCCGCCGGCTGGTCGACACGTACACCGACGACCGGCGGCTGCTCAGCAAGGCCACCGTCACCCTCTACGAGGACGTGCCGGAGTTCCGGGTCGTCGAACGGGTCGCCGACGGGGCGGTGGTGGGCTGCGGCGCGCTGCACGTGATGTGGGAGGACCTGGCCGAGATCCGGACGGTGGCGGTGGACCCGGCGTGCCGGGGCCGGCGGCTCGGGCACCGGATCGTCGGGGAGCTGATCGACGGCGCGCGGGAGCTGGGCGTGGCCCGGATCTTCGTGTTGACCTTCGAGACCGGGTTCTTCGGCTCGTTCGGCTTCCGGGCGATCGACGGCGCGCCGGTGCCGCAGCCGGTGTACGAGCAGTTGCTGCGCTCGTACGACGAGGGGGTGGCGGAGTTCCTCGACCTGGAGCGGGTCAAGCCGAACACCCTCGGCAACACCCGGATGCTGCTGCGGTTGTAG
- a CDS encoding DUF885 domain-containing protein gives MFVERAERIVAALLESRPGLATMAGDHRYDDRLPDWSAGAVAADREMLRDAAHALAEVDPESLSVDESVDHAMLSALVDRELFESTEIRAYEWDPLRHNPGALLHALIARPYAPVEVRLTHLAGRLSAVPDALATARATLRDMPRIHAETAVGQFLGTAALVRGQVPALLAEAPGLRGRVEPAARAAVVALEGFADWLRDGLAADDGPGRDPRLGRRRWEARLWHTLDTELPAAEVRRRAWANLERVTDEIRAAAVELVGGPADDETVRRALRLLAAEHPDDHTVVELASVTLDEATDFVRAHDLVSLVDDPCVIQEMPEFARGVAVAYCDSPGALETADVPTFYCIAPTPADWPARRVESFYREYNDHMIRNLTVHEAMPGHFLQLAHARRHVGGTRVRAIARSGPFVEGWAVYAEELMAGAGFGGLPVRLQQLKMQLRMTINALLDQLTHCDGLPEAEAMALMTGRGFQEEGEAAGKWRRALLTSTQLSTYFVGYAEIAEIAAARPDDVPPRRWHDAMLAHHCPPPRHLRALLGV, from the coding sequence ATGTTCGTGGAGCGGGCTGAGCGGATCGTGGCGGCGTTGCTGGAGAGCCGGCCGGGGCTGGCCACCATGGCCGGCGACCACCGGTACGACGACCGGCTGCCGGACTGGTCCGCCGGGGCGGTGGCCGCCGACCGGGAGATGCTGCGGGACGCCGCGCACGCCCTCGCCGAGGTGGACCCGGAGTCCCTGTCGGTCGACGAGTCGGTGGACCACGCCATGCTCAGCGCGCTCGTCGACCGGGAGCTCTTCGAGTCGACCGAGATCCGGGCGTACGAGTGGGATCCGTTGCGCCACAACCCGGGCGCGCTGCTGCACGCCCTGATCGCCCGTCCGTACGCCCCGGTCGAGGTGCGGCTGACCCACCTGGCCGGGCGGCTGTCCGCCGTACCGGACGCGTTGGCGACCGCGCGCGCGACGTTGCGGGACATGCCGCGGATCCACGCCGAGACAGCGGTGGGGCAGTTCCTCGGGACGGCCGCGCTGGTCCGTGGGCAGGTCCCGGCGCTGCTGGCCGAGGCGCCCGGGCTGCGTGGCCGGGTGGAGCCGGCGGCCCGCGCGGCGGTCGTCGCGCTGGAGGGGTTCGCCGACTGGCTGCGGGACGGGCTCGCCGCCGACGACGGGCCGGGGCGCGACCCCCGGCTCGGGCGACGCCGTTGGGAGGCGCGGCTCTGGCACACCCTGGACACCGAGCTGCCCGCCGCCGAGGTGCGGCGGCGGGCCTGGGCCAACCTGGAGCGGGTGACCGACGAGATCCGCGCGGCGGCCGTCGAGCTGGTCGGCGGTCCGGCCGACGACGAGACGGTACGCCGGGCGCTGCGCCTGCTCGCCGCCGAGCACCCGGACGACCACACCGTCGTCGAGTTGGCCTCGGTCACCCTCGACGAGGCGACCGACTTCGTCCGCGCGCACGACCTGGTCTCGCTTGTCGACGACCCGTGCGTGATCCAGGAGATGCCCGAGTTCGCCCGGGGCGTGGCGGTGGCGTACTGCGACTCGCCGGGCGCGCTGGAGACCGCGGACGTGCCGACGTTCTACTGCATCGCGCCGACCCCGGCGGACTGGCCGGCGCGCCGGGTGGAGTCGTTCTACCGCGAGTACAACGACCACATGATCCGTAACCTGACGGTGCACGAGGCGATGCCGGGGCACTTCCTCCAGCTCGCCCACGCCCGTCGGCACGTCGGCGGCACCCGGGTCCGGGCGATCGCCCGCTCCGGCCCCTTCGTCGAGGGCTGGGCGGTGTACGCGGAGGAGCTGATGGCCGGGGCCGGTTTCGGTGGCCTGCCGGTGCGGTTGCAGCAGCTCAAGATGCAGCTCCGGATGACCATCAACGCGTTGCTGGACCAGTTGACCCACTGCGACGGGCTGCCCGAGGCCGAGGCGATGGCGTTGATGACCGGGCGGGGTTTCCAGGAGGAGGGCGAGGCGGCCGGCAAGTGGCGTCGGGCGCTGCTCACCTCGACGCAGCTCTCCACGTACTTCGTCGGGTACGCGGAGATCGCCGAGATCGCCGCCGCCCGACCGGACGACGTCCCGCCCCGCCGGTGGCACGACGCGATGCTCGCCCACCACTGCCCGCCGCCCCGGCACCTGCGCGCCCTGCTCGGGGTGTGA
- a CDS encoding septum formation initiator family protein, translating into MPQPRRTPSGQRPARRPGVPGRPGGARVRATGRDGGVRAESRTAAGRAAGGGRPTEGVRSASRPAAARRAAAGGAVKRLSAPRPRRFTGRATVLFAVLIALALGYTYPVRVYLDQQADIERMEAAQAAQRELIEELSVRAAKWQDPAYIETQARQRFFMVYPGEVPVVVLRNQQPSAGDGGALPTRPAGPRSVDPWYDTLWSSIEAANAERPDK; encoded by the coding sequence ATGCCGCAGCCGCGCCGCACACCGAGCGGGCAGCGGCCCGCCCGCCGGCCGGGGGTGCCCGGCCGGCCGGGCGGGGCCCGGGTCCGGGCCACCGGGCGGGACGGCGGCGTCCGCGCCGAGTCGCGGACGGCGGCCGGTCGCGCGGCCGGCGGGGGCCGACCCACCGAGGGGGTACGCTCCGCGAGCCGGCCCGCCGCGGCCCGGCGCGCCGCCGCCGGTGGCGCGGTCAAGCGGCTCTCCGCACCTCGTCCCCGACGCTTCACCGGGCGGGCCACCGTGCTGTTCGCGGTGCTGATCGCGCTCGCCCTGGGCTACACCTACCCGGTCCGGGTCTACCTCGACCAGCAGGCCGACATCGAGCGGATGGAGGCGGCCCAGGCGGCCCAGCGGGAGCTGATCGAGGAGCTCTCCGTACGGGCGGCCAAGTGGCAGGATCCGGCGTACATCGAGACCCAGGCCCGGCAGCGGTTCTTCATGGTCTACCCGGGGGAGGTCCCGGTGGTGGTGCTGCGCAACCAGCAGCCGTCCGCCGGGGACGGCGGGGCGCTGCCGACCCGTCCGGCCGGGCCGCGCAGCGTCGACCCGTGGTACGACACCCTCTGGTCGAGCATCGAGGCGGCCAACGCCGAACGCCCCGACAAGTGA
- the eno gene encoding phosphopyruvate hydratase, producing the protein MATIEGIVAREILDSRGNPTVEVEVGLDDGTVARAAVPSGASTGAFEAIELRDGDSDRYLGKGVEKAVANIEDRIVDQLVGYEASEQRLIDQKMLDIDGTDSKSELGANAILGVSLAVAKAAAGSAELSLFRYLGGPNAHLLPVPMMNILNGGAHADSNVDIQEFMIAPIGAPSFREAVRSGAEVYHALKSVLKKQGLSTGLGDEGGFAPNLPTNAAALDLIAEAVGKAGYRLGTDIVFALDVAATEFFDNGAYTFEGAPKSAEEMSAYYTKLADEYPIVSIEDPLAEDDWAGWSTLTAAIGDRVQIVGDDLFVTNPQRIARGIAERAANAVLVKVNQIGSLTETLDAVDLAHRAGFRCMMSHRSGETEDTTIADLAVATGCGQIKTGAPARSDRVAKYNQLLRIEEELADAARYAGAGAFPRYRSA; encoded by the coding sequence GTGGCAACCATCGAGGGAATCGTCGCCCGGGAGATTCTCGACTCGCGGGGCAACCCCACGGTCGAGGTCGAGGTCGGGCTGGACGACGGCACGGTGGCCCGCGCCGCGGTACCCTCCGGCGCCTCCACCGGCGCCTTCGAGGCGATCGAGCTGCGCGACGGTGACTCCGACCGTTACCTGGGCAAGGGCGTCGAGAAGGCGGTCGCCAACATCGAGGACCGGATCGTCGACCAGCTCGTCGGGTACGAGGCCAGCGAGCAGCGGCTGATCGACCAGAAGATGCTCGACATCGACGGCACGGACAGCAAGTCCGAGCTGGGCGCGAACGCCATCCTGGGGGTGTCGCTGGCGGTGGCGAAGGCGGCGGCCGGCAGCGCCGAGCTGAGCCTCTTCCGCTACCTGGGCGGCCCGAACGCGCACCTGCTGCCGGTGCCGATGATGAACATCCTCAACGGTGGGGCGCACGCCGACTCCAACGTCGACATCCAGGAGTTCATGATCGCCCCGATCGGCGCGCCGAGCTTCCGCGAGGCGGTGCGTTCCGGCGCGGAGGTCTACCACGCGCTCAAGTCGGTGCTGAAGAAGCAGGGCCTCTCCACCGGCCTCGGCGACGAGGGCGGGTTCGCGCCGAACCTGCCGACCAACGCCGCCGCGCTGGACCTGATCGCCGAGGCGGTCGGCAAGGCCGGCTACCGGCTGGGCACCGACATCGTCTTCGCCCTGGACGTGGCCGCCACCGAGTTCTTCGACAACGGCGCCTACACGTTCGAGGGCGCGCCGAAGAGCGCGGAGGAGATGAGCGCCTACTACACCAAGCTCGCCGACGAGTACCCGATCGTGTCGATCGAGGACCCGCTGGCCGAGGACGACTGGGCCGGCTGGAGCACGCTGACCGCCGCGATCGGCGACCGGGTGCAGATCGTCGGCGACGACCTGTTCGTCACGAACCCGCAGCGCATCGCCCGGGGCATCGCCGAGCGGGCCGCGAACGCCGTCCTGGTGAAGGTCAACCAGATCGGCTCGCTGACCGAGACGCTGGACGCGGTCGACCTGGCGCACCGGGCCGGCTTCCGGTGCATGATGAGCCACCGTTCCGGTGAGACCGAGGACACCACGATCGCCGACCTGGCGGTGGCCACCGGCTGCGGCCAGATCAAGACCGGCGCGCCGGCCCGGTCCGACCGGGTGGCCAAGTACAACCAGCTCCTGCGCATCGAGGAGGAGCTGGCCGACGCGGCGCGGTACGCCGGCGCGGGCGCGTTCCCGCGTTACCGTTCCGCCTGA